From the genome of Lotus japonicus ecotype B-129 chromosome 6, LjGifu_v1.2, one region includes:
- the LOC130725553 gene encoding uncharacterized protein LOC130725553 codes for MDPNNYHFNTQNSSNYPYNYQNSNNYQDPNQFFNPRPQNPNNYQDPNQFSNPRPQNIHNFGFAPNLNQSSFHPSYGSMRYPSQTPPFSGYMPMVNENFSSVDAPEFPEFSTQMTLGGMTAANQVTSNQEDSTPKRKKILSPTWNTAQNLVLISGWIKCGTRSVVGKNQKGETFWRDIAEYCKEHCSFDPPRDGVACRNRWNYMNKILGKWIGAKRSQGSGWLENDVLAKDQFLVQWVGRQLKKRVKKKSREAALEEVDKDWAEFKQFKEKELERLEKITSVQQETNQLMKDKTHTKKINLYLKLSSEEHLDDRKKELLKKLSQELLLQARFKIIREPARLWDITDLGIILRSCIILHNIIVEDERDSYAQRWTDFEQSGEGGSSTPQPYSTELRDPNVHHELQADLVKHIWAKFGNVS; via the exons atggatcccaacaattatcatttcaacacccagaattcttctaactACCCATATAACTACCAAAATTCCAataattatcaagatccaaatcaatttttcaacccacgtcctcaaaatcccaacaattatcaagatccaaatcaattttccaacccacgtcctcaaaacatacataattttggttttgcaCCAAATTTGAACCAGTCATCCtttcatccatcttatggatctatgagatatccatctcaaacaccccCGTTTAGTGGTTATATGCCAATGGTGAATGAAAATTTTTCGAGTGTTGATGCACCTGAATTTcccgaattttcaacacaaatgactCTCGGTGGCATGACAGCTGCTAATCAAGTCACTTCAAATCAAGAGGATTCAACTcctaagagaaaaaaaatcctgTCACCAAcatggaacactgcacaaaatttggtgctaattagtgggtggattaaatGTGGAACAAGGAGTGTTGTCGGAAaaaaccagaaaggagaaacattttggagagatattgctgagtattgtaaagagcattgctcattcgatcctccgcgtgatggagttgcatgccgaaaccgttggaattatatgaacaaaatactgggtaaatggattggcgctaaGCGTTCGCAAGGAAGCGGTTGGTTGGAGaatgatgttttggcaaaa gatcaattcctcgtccaatgggtagggaggcagctaaaaaaaagagtaaaaaagaAAAGTAGAGAAGCTGCCTTGGAGGAGGTGGACAAAGATTGGGCTGAATTCAAACaattcaaggagaaagagcttgaacGATTGGAGAAGATAACATCGGTGCAACAAGAGACTAACCAATTGATGAAAGACAAGACTCATACTAAGAAAATCAATTTGTATCTAAAGCTAAGTTCTGAAGAGCATCTCGATGACCGtaagaaagagctgttgaagAAGTTGTCTCAAGAGTTAT tgcttcaagctcgttttaaaatcatccgtgaaccagctcgtttgtgggacataactgatttgggtatcattttgaggtcatgcatcatattacataatataattgttgaggatgaacgagattcatatgctcaacgttggaccgattttgagcaatctggggaaggtggatctagtacaccgcaaccatactcgaccgag ttgcgtgatccaaatgttcatcacgaactgcaagcagatctagtgaagcacatatggGCAAAGTTTGGAAATGTTTCgtga